One window of Thiomicrorhabdus lithotrophica genomic DNA carries:
- the fabZ gene encoding 3-hydroxyacyl-ACP dehydratase FabZ, which translates to MEVKEIFDYLPHRYPFLLVDRVTDFEVGKRLTAFKNVTFNEPQFTGHFPNNPIMPGVMIIEAMAQCTGILAFRSQAEKPDGSSMYYLAAVDKCRFRQPAIPGDRLDFEVIALGNKRGIWKFECTTKVDGKIIASAELMCAERKV; encoded by the coding sequence ATGGAAGTTAAAGAAATATTTGATTATCTGCCTCATCGTTACCCATTTCTATTAGTAGATAGAGTGACGGATTTTGAGGTTGGAAAAAGACTAACGGCGTTTAAAAATGTAACATTTAATGAGCCTCAGTTTACTGGTCACTTTCCAAACAATCCTATTATGCCTGGTGTAATGATTATTGAAGCAATGGCTCAATGTACTGGGATTCTGGCATTTCGTTCTCAAGCAGAGAAGCCTGATGGCTCTTCAATGTACTATTTAGCGGCTGTAGATAAATGTCGTTTTAGACAACCTGCCATTCCTGGTGACCGTTTAGATTTTGAAGTCATCGCTCTAGGAAATAAACGTGGTATTTGGAAATTTGAATGTACAACAAAGGTTGATGGAAAAATAATTGCTTCAGCTGAATTAATGTGTGCTGAACGAAAGGTATAG
- a CDS encoding OmpH family outer membrane protein, whose protein sequence is MHKLFKLTFAICILAFSTASFSQDGAKLGVVNVALLLEQAPQAKSATASLEKEFSPQQAELKSLAGKLEKQQSAYQKNKAAMSDAQKISKEREISMLTREIQRRRNDVQELLNLRRNEELAKLQNVVNDAIKAIGKKEGFDLILYEGIAYTNERIDITKDVLKHLKTISTKQRSEFNK, encoded by the coding sequence ATGCATAAACTTTTCAAACTAACTTTTGCAATTTGCATTTTGGCTTTTTCAACAGCATCTTTTTCGCAAGATGGTGCAAAATTAGGTGTTGTTAATGTTGCTTTATTATTAGAGCAAGCACCCCAGGCAAAATCAGCAACAGCATCTTTAGAAAAAGAGTTTTCACCACAGCAAGCAGAGTTGAAAAGTTTAGCAGGTAAGTTAGAAAAGCAACAATCAGCTTATCAAAAAAACAAAGCCGCCATGAGTGATGCGCAAAAAATTAGTAAAGAACGTGAGATTTCAATGTTAACGCGCGAAATCCAACGTCGTCGTAATGATGTTCAAGAATTATTGAACCTTAGACGAAATGAAGAATTGGCCAAATTACAAAATGTCGTGAATGATGCAATTAAAGCCATTGGTAAAAAGGAAGGTTTTGATCTGATTCTTTATGAAGGTATTGCTTACACAAACGAGCGTATTGATATCACAAAAGATGTTTTAAAGCATTTAAAGACAATTAGCACGAAACAACGTTCTGAATTTAACAAATAA
- the lpxD gene encoding UDP-3-O-(3-hydroxymyristoyl)glucosamine N-acyltransferase, which yields MQLQHILTFLHEKGVDFEFIGDESIEISQVSSLDKALSNEVSFLTDKKYEHFLETTQAGVVILSKKMLGFTSNTQILVDNPYYVYALVAQCLNPTKNVLESKHPSAVINSSVKVSDSVFISENVVVQADCVVGNGTLLSAGVVLEENVQIGKNCKIGSNVTICHDCIIGNNVIIEAGAVIGGDGFGWANNQGQWVKIPQVGKVIIGNDVSIGNNVTIDRGAIEDTIIEDNCIIDNQVHIAHNVKIGSGSAIAGQVGFAGSTSLGKNCTVAGQAGFAGHINITDNVHFLAKTGVTHSITEAGTYAGFPAVKASDWQKNSVRIRQLDKLSKQVKLLQKQIDSLIN from the coding sequence GTGCAGCTTCAACATATTCTTACCTTTCTGCACGAGAAAGGAGTTGACTTCGAGTTTATTGGTGACGAATCTATAGAAATATCACAAGTTTCGAGTTTAGATAAGGCTCTTAGTAATGAAGTATCATTTTTAACCGATAAAAAATATGAACATTTTTTAGAAACCACTCAGGCAGGAGTGGTCATTCTGAGCAAAAAAATGCTCGGATTCACTTCTAACACTCAAATCCTTGTAGATAACCCGTATTATGTTTATGCACTTGTTGCTCAATGTTTGAATCCGACTAAAAACGTGCTTGAGTCAAAACATCCCAGTGCTGTAATCAACTCAAGCGTAAAAGTTTCTGATTCCGTATTTATCTCAGAAAATGTAGTTGTTCAAGCAGATTGTGTTGTAGGTAATGGAACTTTATTGTCAGCTGGCGTAGTCCTTGAAGAAAATGTTCAAATCGGTAAAAATTGCAAAATTGGTTCTAATGTGACGATTTGTCATGATTGTATCATTGGTAATAATGTCATAATTGAAGCTGGTGCAGTAATTGGCGGAGATGGTTTTGGTTGGGCAAATAACCAAGGGCAATGGGTAAAGATTCCTCAGGTTGGGAAAGTTATAATAGGTAATGATGTATCTATTGGTAATAATGTGACCATTGATAGAGGTGCTATTGAGGATACAATTATTGAAGATAATTGCATAATCGATAATCAAGTACACATTGCTCATAATGTTAAAATTGGTTCAGGTTCAGCCATTGCTGGACAAGTAGGTTTTGCAGGTAGTACGTCCCTCGGTAAAAATTGTACAGTAGCAGGGCAAGCAGGTTTCGCAGGTCATATCAATATAACTGATAATGTACATTTTCTAGCTAAAACTGGTGTTACACATAGTATAACCGAAGCAGGAACTTATGCTGGTTTTCCAGCTGTTAAAGCATCAGATTGGCAGAAGAATAGCGTTAGAATACGCCAGTTGGATAAGTTATCTAAGCAGGTTAAACTGCTACAAAAACAGATAGACTCTCTGATTAATTAA
- the lpxA gene encoding acyl-ACP--UDP-N-acetylglucosamine O-acyltransferase: MIHPTALIDPKAKIAADVKIGPFCVIQGNVSIGAGSVFESHVVIEGDVSIGENNHFFSFVSIAAPQDKKYSGEQTTVEIGNNNTFRENVTINRGTVQDIGKTVIGDDNWVMAGVHIAHDCIIGSHCIFANAVALAGHVAVHDWAILGGYTLVHQFCQIGEHSFCGMGSVINQDVPNFVVVSGNLAGPRGINLEGLKRRGFDKNQLSLIKKAYRAVYRTGNRLEQALHELELLNDEKGTLDSLNNFLKNSHRGIVR, from the coding sequence TTGATTCATCCAACCGCCCTTATTGACCCGAAAGCAAAAATTGCTGCTGATGTTAAGATTGGTCCATTTTGTGTTATTCAAGGAAACGTCTCTATTGGGGCGGGTTCTGTCTTTGAGTCTCATGTCGTTATTGAAGGTGATGTTTCGATTGGGGAGAACAACCATTTCTTCTCTTTTGTATCGATTGCAGCACCTCAAGATAAAAAATATTCCGGTGAGCAAACCACTGTTGAGATAGGTAATAATAACACCTTCAGAGAGAATGTTACGATTAACCGTGGAACGGTGCAAGATATCGGCAAAACAGTTATTGGCGATGATAACTGGGTTATGGCTGGCGTTCATATTGCACATGATTGCATTATTGGAAGTCACTGTATTTTTGCAAATGCAGTAGCGTTAGCAGGGCACGTTGCAGTGCATGATTGGGCTATTTTAGGCGGTTATACTTTGGTTCACCAGTTTTGCCAAATTGGCGAACACAGTTTTTGCGGTATGGGTAGCGTAATTAATCAGGATGTTCCTAATTTTGTCGTTGTTTCTGGAAATTTAGCTGGTCCAAGAGGAATAAACTTAGAGGGCTTGAAACGTCGTGGTTTTGATAAAAATCAACTCTCACTCATTAAAAAAGCCTACCGTGCTGTCTACCGAACAGGTAATCGTTTAGAACAAGCGCTTCATGAGTTGGAGCTCCTAAATGATGAGAAAGGTACACTGGATTCTCTCAATAATTTTTTGAAAAATTCTCATCGTGGCATTGTTAGATAG